In Erigeron canadensis isolate Cc75 chromosome 8, C_canadensis_v1, whole genome shotgun sequence, the DNA window CTTTTTACAATCACAAGCTATGGTTTTTTCTATATTATACAATCAAAAGTCACTATTTAGTATTCTAGCTTGTACAACCAAAAAACATAATGTATTTTACAATTTTTGCAATCTAAAAGTCTAAAGTATTGAATAAAATGACAAAGTTATTTAGATATCACTACCGGCTCAATTTTGTTTGcatatttttttgttacaacattaatattataagaataCACCACCACAAAAGTTATAAGCtagttatatatacatttaacaaatatgtaatatatgttaaacagatatacatttatttatttataatataaataaaaatcacaaCACTTAATTAATTTCGGGTTAATGAAATATATTGATgacaaattttcatttatatccACTCcattaaacatttatatttgtttcacATTTAATATTCATCCAATTAATGTTATCTATCGGATTATCATTGGATCGAATTCATTACCAAATTTAGAGTGTTTATAGTTGCATCCTCTTGCATATATGTAGCTTGATACTTGGCTTCGTCTAATAGCAAGATGACAAATAGAGTAATTATAGGAAAAATAAATGGAAACGCATGAGTCACAAATCCATCCCACCAAATTAAGTTGGCATTACATTTTCTCTATGAAATCTAGAGAAAGAATTTTTAATGTTATCTACAAGAGACTTTCAGTACAAAGTAGTTTGAAGGAGTTCAAAGTAACCTTATCTATATGCTTCAAATTAATGACCCAGCTTGTAATTTTCCGCAACCAACTTTAAAGACTTTTCGGATATTGTTGAGGTGTGGCAAAGCATGTAATACTAATTCATCAAGTGAGTTGAAGGTCGGAAACAAATAAAGTTATTAAGGGAGCGGAGTCATGGAGATAGACCTCGATTTCTATATCATCGTATCGAACCAGACATTTGGAGAGTTCTTAGGACCAAATTCCTTTAATAAGAAGTCTGTCAAGAGAGCCAAACACAAATACGGAATGCCGGGTATTTATATTGAAAATGTGTTTCCGAATGACGttgaacataattttttttgttgagcCGGGACAAAAATGCAAAACATGTGATGCACTTAGGCACGTGCACGGGTCAAAACCCGACTTGACCCATGCAAACCTGTGACCCGGCAAAACAACAAAATCGAACCAGTTACCCGGGCGGGTCAGCTTGGTTCGGGTTTGGGCCGATATATATGGTTTGGTTTCCAGGTTTAAGGGGCTTTTGTTCTTCACTTGCCAAAACCGGGTCGGAAAAACGTCGTCCAGACGTTACCTGTTGCCCCGACCCATTGTAACGAACATGAAAGTTCTAACGCTTAGTCTTGTCTTCCTTAGACACCTTTTAATGACTCCCTTAATTATATGCGAGATAATTGCCTATTGAGTGCTCAAGCAATTGCGCTGAAACTCGGCGgagcaacaaaatcaaacctaAGACCCGGCTCACTACCCCTTCGGGCAGGTAGGTTCGGATCGGGTTAGGGCGTGTCTGGGCCGGGTTGCGGGTTTTCGAGTCATATGCTTATCCCTAATTGGTGAGGATGGAATAAGGTCGTATAGGTATGAGGTCCCGTACTAATGGTATTGGCCCAAAATAACCAAAACATGAAACGGGTTTCAGATTCAAAGAAATCCAGATGGGACCGATATGGTACTAGTACTTTCCGATAAATTTAGTGTTCTCCCGGTACCAATATGGTACCGGTATTTTAcgataaattttaagaaaaaatgctCCAAAATAGTAGGGCCAAAGTGGAAGAAAAATATGTTGAACTCGTTGTATAAGTCAAGTTCGTGACCAGTTTTGGCAACGTGACCCTATATtgatgttttttatgtttttatgtagAAATATATACTATTAATCTGCTGCAAAATATAAGTGGTGTGCACCAATGACCAGTTTAATAGAAATTTTTATtcataaaacaaataaagaatGTGTTTTTaagaaatatttattattatttaatgtatgtatataaaaaatttgcgataagcaaataaataaaagaataccAAACACCCTTACTGGATCACTTAGTTaccttaaatatatttgataaaatcTGCAAGCTAAGAAGaatattttaaataccggtatgtACCGACCGGTTGTAACAGTAATACCGGATACCGATTCGTAGTCTGGTACAATTAACCCGGTTTTTTGTCTGGTTTTTGTCCATTTTTCTTGGTAAAAccgtttttttgttttttatttttttgaaattttttttgaattatttctataatactttaatattatttcttgttatttgtaaactttaaagcttttattttattataaaataactattggtattattttttggtGGATTGCAATATTATTTtaactattttcgttaaatagTAACAAGTtttatagtataatatatatatatatatatatgtatatatataggaaaaggttCATCGGAtaaccatttgaattggaagaatcatgaaaactttttaattataacttgatgttcatatgtaaatgaaatatatgtgaacaaatttattCGCATATAAACCAATATATACTCTATATTACTCATGTGAATGTTTCTCGTATgaacttattttatatatatatatatatatatattaatataaccATATCTGTAATAACGGCCGATAAAACCAATAATATCAGTAAAACCAGTACCAAGTGTCATTCTGTTATAACTAAAATACtgatttttaaaacattgaacaACAACCGATAGATTATTAGAATGATAGTTTGTTTAAAGTAAGACAAGTAATTGGTCAAACCATATCATGTATGTCTTGAAGGACTTTAGACAAAGATTGGTCTATTTAATTTAGTGAATACACTATCAATAAAGTATTTTCTTATCTTCGATCTTACATCACCTATTCAACTCTTTTTTTATTGCATATTTCAACATTGTTTTCTTATACATCTTCGATTTTACATCACCTATTCAACTCTTTTATTATTGCATATTGGTTTTTCATATATCTGTCTCTAAATTAACTCAAGAGGATATTCGGATACTTTTACAAAAAAACTATCATAAGTTCGAATACATTTTACTTATACTTGATTTTGAACTGAAAATCTTATGGTCTGAAGCCTCTCACACGTACACACCCCACAGGCCCACACCCAATACCAATCCACTTATCAACTCTCTCATTTCCCAAATTTATAACCATAGTCTAATCTTGATGATATCTAAACAAAAGTGACGTATTATAATTTCCTTAAGCGGtaaatgtcaaaaaaaataaattcatacTCTTAATTAtccaaattttatataatcaaaTCCACCAATAACTGaaattgaatcttgattttcTTCTTAGTTCTTAGAGAGCTCATAGCACCTTCATCCTCGACTTATCCTTGGCTGATCACTTGTCTATGGGAGGACGAGACTTGTTTAATATTGAATGTGTGATAGATGTTTAATTAAAGGATTAATGCTACAAATGGCGAGGTCTGGACTAGTTCTGACATTGGAATTGTTTTAAGGGATTAGTTATTGATCACTCTTTGTCTGATGTGGTGCTGATATGATGCTGATAATGGACTAGCCTTTCAGAAAGAGACGAGTCTTGCTAATACTTGACTAAAGctagaatgaaaaaagtgaagcAGAGTctgtatatatagtttgtcttgcaaaatgttaaaaaactgTTATGATCGGTCAATGATGTATTACCGTCATATACAGACAACTTGCTTTTGTAAAGGTTATTGCCTATCACGTACTACGTAGTGCCATCAATATTTACTTTTGACAAAAACAGATATAATAAGAAATACTGTATGAcatcaataataattttatgaggacaattttttcttttccctAGCCAAGCAAAATGTTTAGTAGATCCCACATAGCATAGACAATAAGTAATTGCCTATAAATACACAACTCCAAATCCTACATTCTCCCCTTTACTTCTTCCTCTCATCTAATACCCTAGCTAGCTAATTAAGATACTCTTAAAACAAGAATGACATCTTGTGATGAGTTTTTGTACCATTTCACTACTAGTGAAATCAATGACATACTTTCCTTGTTTCCCGGGAAGACGTCAACTTAccctgaagaagaagaagaacaaaggTATAGAAGAATGACCTCCAATCGTGAATCAGCAAGGCGGTCTAGgcaaagaaagaagaagcattTGGTTGGTGTAATGGACCAGATAAAGCAACTAAGAGCTGATAACAAAGATATGATGAAGCGGTTGACTAGAGTTTTGTATCAATCCCAAAGTCTTGAAATGGAAAACAACATGCTCGAGTCCGAGTGCATTCATCTCCATTCAAAATTATCCATTCTATGTCAACTTCTAGCCAACATCCAGTCTCAATGATCCtttaatttgtttgaaattCTAAAACCACCTTATTTACATACTTAAGTTCTAGTACATACGTGCGATATATGTTAGTAAGGTAAAGAGCTTTAATTAAGAGCTTATAGCTTACCACTTGGCTCTTGCATCAACAAATCACAAAAATAAAGAATGGAAAATGTACGTTATGTATTATTGTATCCAGTTACATTTTTCCTAGGGGAGATGAACAAATTAAGATCATATCGATCGGTTtgtcatcaatatatatagggATCGAGGACGTCTTAAGTTAATATGGGATCGTAGACTCCCTTTGTAAAGTGAtcatgatatatatgaaattaaattttAGCCTAATATATTGTTGAAGCTAGTAATTAATTACTAACTTGCTAGTTctctaatatatacatatacatctttCAATTCCGCCATAGCATTCAACTCTGCAACTCTAATAACATTTAATTAGTAGCTTAACGCCATTCAGGAAGAAAAGAATTGAAATtacagtgtatatatatagtagctagcttaattaattaatatatatgtatatatggttaAAAAGTGACATGAGCACAAGTTTGTCCcctaaaaaagaagaagaaaaaatgaatGGCTAGCTTGTGGACCACATGTGTGAACACCACTTTTTCTCCAATCTAGCTACTCATTTTTAACTTTACATATCCGATCCGGCGGATCAGGAACCAACAAACCCATTAAGATCAATGTGTGAGAACTGAGAAGCGTcagaatttaaagaaaaataagtaAACCCGCTAAAATATCATATGGTCGTCGTTTGGATGTTTGGTCAAATTTCCGGTAAATTTGGTCAATCTTATAATATATCTCTTTTGTAGTAAAGGCAGTATAGTATGTCAAGGTTTGGTCAAAAGGCCGTatgatacaacaacaacaacaacaaggtaTCCAATCCCGACATAAGCCGGGCTAtgggggaggtatgatgtagacagatCTTACCCctactcaaaggtagagagactgcttccagatccaccggagtggaaAGGGTTAGATCCACCTGAGTGGAAGCCTTAACCGGATAGGGAtaatctcgatctcaaactctcaattTCAATCTCACTCTTCGGATCACAAATTCAGATCTTAGATACGATGTATCTAAATGTTATACAATTCTTGGTAGAGTTGATATGATAATGTTTAATACTTCCTCTGTCCCATGCATTAAGCTTGTCcgcttttaaaatttttatagtCAAATTTTACGAACCttgactttaaaagttattttttgcgtataatatttgatgaaaattatataaattgattatgttttagatatgtgttttattggtataactttcataaattatttttgtatatagtCAAAGTTGGtaaatttgactttgaatttttaaaaatgaaaactttaatACGACGGGGGacgggagggggggggggggggggcgaaGACTAGTTTTACATTCGGTCTTAATTTCTCACATTTGGCAATGCTTAGCATTCAAGAAATCAATCTATGTTTAACTTTAGTAAAACTGTAAATATGTATATTGATGGATAGATAGGTAGTTGAGTTGCGTACGCCCGGATCGTTCCTATGTTTTATCTTTTGGATGGCTCTAAATTCTGGAGCCATTTTCTTATCTAACAAATTGAAACATTTCTCCTTTATCGATCCGGGCTTGAGACGtacaaaaaaaactaactttacCGGCATTGTGTTGTCGATCTCTGATCGCCTAGCTAGCTTTATGTAATGGGGTTTTTAATTAATCATAAAATGGAACTAGCTAGTCCCAGTGCATAACCTACAGCCCCAGGGTTGAAACTAATTTGGCTGTTGGTCTTCAATCTTTCCAAACCTAAACCTAGCTAATTAACctaagacatatatatatatatatacctgatgAATGGAACTAATTTGCCCTTATTAAATAGCATTCAagaaatcaatcaaataattgattaattaagatttaagaggTGGTGGGGGAAGGTGAATCGATGTCCATGCAGTCACACGCGGGGCTAGCTGATCAGATCAGTGATCCATGTATCTATCTATACGTACAAAAGATGCAAAtaagatcttgatgattttctcCTAGCTAATTAAACACGGTACCCACCAAAGAGCTAGCTAGGTGACTATTTAGCTAGCAGTCAACAGGAATtggactttttatttttttgaacgttCAGACTTTTATTCATACTCAACCACATCATTAATTCGGATTCAACCATTTGCTGCTTTCTAAACACCGCGGGCATTTACGTGTCACGCTGCAGAGACACGGagtagtaattttttttctttcctaataTATAATACCTTCTTTATTTAATTGACTAGctaattagttaattttatgATCTCATCTGCATAGTACGTGAACATTAATACTTTGTTGATCATCAATTATTGTAAAGGTGATGAAAGAATACATGCTCGTTAATTAGCCATGCAATAGTACTGGAGAGAAAAAAGACATGGCTAATTAATTACTTCCCGgccatttaattaatatataaggtGTCTCTTCGGTTGAAATATTGGTGACAAAGTTAGGTCGGTCAATGATTGTATAGAAAGAGgcgtgtgtgttttttttatggattaagaTTTCCTAAAGTTAAtatcaatttaataaataaagttgATGGATGTagaccattggattaaaatcaatggttaagattaaaaaaactttgattttaattaaatggtGGAGATAAtcctaactttacctataaagttactaTAACTTTAAGAAATATCAATCCGTTTTTTATTAGGTGGTGTTGTTGTATTGTTAGACCTCATATGGCTTTTTTTGACAAGTAAAATTTTATTCGCACAAAAACTACCAAAACCACAACAGTGGGATGGTAGCAGCAATTACAAGGCccttttatttacatatatcaaATCTATTCCAATCTTCCATGCTAAAATTACACTTTTTCATCCTATTCTTTGCCCAAAAGTAACTCGTATTCTTGATTTCTTGAAAAACTTTCTCAGCCCGTATCGTCTCTTTTTTGAATCTTTTGTTATTTGTTGCGCGCCATAGACACCAACATGTCACGAAAAGAATACCTTTAAAGATTTTCTTAGATGTTTTTCCAAATCCCATATGTTAGACCTCATATGTAATCACTATTTATGTGATGGTAAATATTAATCATGCTAATCAAATAATTATCTATTAATTATTTAGGGATAATTAAAtcattaatcaataaataattAGATAAATGATCTTAAGGGCTTattgataatattttattatagcATATACTTACTATGGAAAACTAATTAACTCGAGCTCGCTCTATAATAGAAAAAAGTCTTTGTTTATGTAGATAGAGATCAATGATACAATTCTTACTCCCTGGATGTAGATAGAGGTAAGTTGTCTAAATTTCACCTTAATTGATCTCATAATTAGTGGAAAAGGCTATTGGATGTTAAATTTCACCTCTAGctactaattaattattttcagAACTAGAAAAGTTAGACATGTTCGCATGAAGAACGCGCGACAACGGATCAATTGTATATT includes these proteins:
- the LOC122610490 gene encoding bZIP transcription factor 2-like, with translation MTSCDEFLYHFTTSEINDILSLFPGKTSTYPEEEEEQRYRRMTSNRESARRSRQRKKKHLVGVMDQIKQLRADNKDMMKRLTRVLYQSQSLEMENNMLESECIHLHSKLSILCQLLANIQSQ